A region of Allocoleopsis franciscana PCC 7113 DNA encodes the following proteins:
- a CDS encoding SDR family oxidoreductase, with the protein MYLVTGATGQIGRRVVRLLRERELPVRAFVRLSSRYGELESRGAELFIGDLQEERDIQKACKGVQYIISTHGSGRGNAQTLDYRANIELIDQAKEHGVQHFVFISVMGSDRGYEDAPVFKAKRAVEKYLEASGINYTILRPSGLASNLIPLAEQFRQSGIYLLNGDGKNRTSIVSTDDLAQMAVDSITVEGARNQSFAVGGPDVLKREDIPRIFSRIFNRDPIIINPPLFVFDGIRNAFGFVNPQTRKGLGTLRTLLANEFFCTSEEIAKLESVYNFKLESLESFLRRYLGT; encoded by the coding sequence ATGTACTTAGTCACTGGAGCCACAGGACAAATCGGACGCCGCGTCGTGCGCCTCTTGCGGGAGCGAGAGCTACCAGTACGAGCCTTTGTCCGCCTGAGTTCTCGCTATGGAGAGCTAGAAAGCCGGGGGGCTGAACTGTTTATCGGTGATTTGCAAGAGGAAAGAGATATCCAGAAAGCCTGCAAGGGCGTTCAGTACATCATTAGTACTCATGGTTCTGGCAGGGGCAATGCACAAACCTTAGACTACCGAGCCAATATTGAGCTGATTGATCAAGCCAAAGAGCATGGGGTTCAGCACTTTGTGTTTATCTCGGTAATGGGAAGCGATCGCGGTTATGAAGATGCCCCAGTCTTCAAAGCCAAGCGAGCTGTGGAAAAGTACTTAGAAGCAAGTGGGATAAATTATACCATCTTGCGTCCTTCCGGGTTGGCGTCAAACTTAATTCCCCTAGCAGAACAATTTCGGCAAAGTGGGATTTATTTACTCAATGGTGATGGCAAAAACCGAACTTCAATTGTGAGTACGGACGATTTGGCACAGATGGCTGTTGATTCTATTACGGTGGAAGGGGCACGCAATCAGAGCTTTGCCGTCGGTGGGCCAGATGTGCTGAAACGAGAGGATATCCCACGCATTTTCAGCCGCATTTTTAACCGAGATCCAATTATTATTAATCCACCTTTGTTCGTGTTTGATGGCATTAGAAATGCTTTCGGTTTCGTTAATCCTCAAACCCGAAAAGGCTTGGGTACACTGCGGACATTGCTAGCGAATGAATTTTTCTGCACATCAGAAGAGATTGCTAAACTGGAGTCTGTTTACAACTTCAAACTGGAATCTTTGGAAAGTTTCTTGAGGCGTTATTTGGGAACTTAG
- a CDS encoding response regulator, which produces MDDLDFCPCCELTYGGASDNPRSITSKPIILAVDDDEDNLLLLAYALEPFGCNLLTASDGLTALRKAQAYQPNLILLDILMPYMNGMEVVIQLKKDVKMRTVPVIAVTALARIEDRERLLVAGFNDYISKPYMIEEIEALVRHYLPLPVSIS; this is translated from the coding sequence ATGGATGACTTGGACTTTTGCCCTTGTTGTGAACTCACGTATGGCGGTGCTAGTGATAATCCACGCTCTATCACTAGCAAGCCGATCATTTTAGCCGTCGATGATGATGAAGACAACTTATTGCTGTTGGCTTACGCCCTAGAACCTTTTGGCTGCAATTTGCTCACCGCGTCTGATGGTCTAACGGCTCTACGCAAAGCCCAAGCTTATCAACCGAATTTAATTTTGCTGGATATTCTCATGCCTTACATGAATGGTATGGAGGTAGTCATTCAACTCAAGAAAGACGTAAAGATGAGGACGGTTCCGGTCATTGCTGTCACCGCCTTAGCCAGAATTGAAGACCGAGAACGCCTTCTGGTTGCAGGGTTCAATGACTACATCAGCAAGCCCTATATGATCGAAGAGATTGAAGCATTAGTCCGGCATTATCTCCCGTTGCCCGTGTCTATTTCTTGA
- a CDS encoding Gfo/Idh/MocA family protein, with translation MPLLTQINPPSLPIRTGIVGTGYAAQRRAEALQADKRSHLVAVSGHTPEKTQEFAKNYNISVVDAWTDLVQHPEVDLIVICTINLDHGMIVRAALNAGKHVLVEYPLSLDPKEAESLIALAQAKDKLLHVEHIEILGGMHEALRQFLPQIGNPFYARYVTLSPAHPAPQRWTYHPELFGFPLSAALSRIHRFTDLFGKVASVSCQSRFWYTDEYFTACLCTAQLCFASELIAEVTYGKGETFWHTQRNFEVHGDQGTLLFEGDRGMLIRGEEKTPIEVAGRRGLFAKDTSMVLDYLLEGKPLYVSPSASCYALKVADAARQSAEMGEAIILGG, from the coding sequence ATGCCATTGTTGACACAGATTAATCCTCCTTCCCTCCCCATCCGAACTGGTATTGTTGGTACTGGATATGCGGCGCAGCGACGGGCTGAAGCTTTGCAGGCTGATAAGCGATCGCATTTAGTGGCTGTCAGTGGTCATACCCCCGAAAAAACCCAAGAATTTGCGAAAAACTACAACATCTCAGTGGTCGATGCCTGGACAGACTTAGTGCAGCATCCTGAGGTGGACTTAATCGTGATTTGTACGATTAATCTCGATCATGGGATGATTGTCCGGGCTGCCCTCAACGCCGGAAAGCATGTTCTTGTCGAATATCCCCTCTCCCTCGACCCCAAAGAAGCAGAATCGCTGATTGCCCTTGCACAAGCCAAAGACAAACTCCTGCATGTCGAACATATTGAAATCCTAGGCGGTATGCATGAAGCGCTGCGGCAGTTCTTGCCCCAAATTGGTAATCCCTTTTATGCTCGTTATGTCACCCTCTCCCCGGCTCATCCTGCACCCCAGCGCTGGACATACCATCCAGAACTCTTTGGCTTTCCCCTCAGTGCTGCACTCTCCCGGATTCATCGCTTCACAGACTTATTTGGCAAGGTAGCGTCTGTTAGTTGTCAATCGCGGTTTTGGTACACAGATGAATATTTCACAGCTTGTTTATGTACAGCCCAACTGTGCTTTGCCAGCGAATTAATTGCCGAAGTGACCTATGGAAAAGGAGAAACTTTCTGGCATACACAACGTAACTTTGAAGTTCATGGAGACCAAGGAACGCTACTGTTTGAGGGCGATCGGGGAATGCTGATTCGGGGGGAAGAAAAGACACCCATTGAAGTGGCTGGGCGTCGCGGTTTATTTGCCAAAGACACCAGTATGGTATTAGATTACTTGCTCGAAGGAAAACCTTTATACGTGTCTCCATCCGCGAGTTGTTATGCCCTCAAAGTTGCAGATGCTGCGCGTCAATCCGCAGAAATGGGGGAGGCAATCATTCTTGGGGGTTAG
- a CDS encoding response regulator has protein sequence MIMKVDMECSLGSDNQAVAPQPLVLVVDDNEDNLSLLAFLVEQLDCQIITAIDGKTALDLMENHQPALILLDMMLPDLDGLEVLSRIRQNPVNAKIPVIAVTAMARAQDRERILSAGCDEYVTKPYNVDEIEALMRRYLSQ, from the coding sequence ATGATTATGAAAGTTGATATGGAATGTTCTCTTGGCAGCGATAATCAGGCCGTTGCCCCACAGCCATTAGTGTTAGTGGTCGATGATAATGAAGATAATTTATCGTTGCTCGCGTTCTTGGTCGAGCAACTCGATTGCCAAATTATTACTGCGATAGATGGTAAGACGGCGTTGGATTTAATGGAAAATCATCAACCTGCCCTGATCTTACTGGATATGATGCTACCGGATTTAGACGGATTGGAAGTGTTATCTCGCATCAGGCAGAATCCTGTGAATGCTAAAATTCCGGTGATTGCTGTGACAGCGATGGCACGAGCACAAGACCGAGAGCGGATTTTATCAGCTGGCTGCGATGAATACGTGACCAAGCCTTACAATGTTGATGAAATAGAGGCGTTGATGCGACGTTATTTGAGCCAATAG
- a CDS encoding DUF2294 domain-containing protein, producing the protein MTQESSKPTRGQLERLLSQRLQALYRDQLGHQPGKVTCQIFDEKVALVIEDSITPPEQLLADRGQSDLAQKVRSELDEAIKPGLKALIEEVLSVCVLDLLSDATLETGRTGIIAVLEVTPEVRNPEAVPKIKK; encoded by the coding sequence ATGACACAGGAGTCCTCCAAGCCTACCCGAGGGCAGTTAGAACGTCTGCTTTCACAGCGACTCCAGGCTTTGTATCGCGACCAGTTAGGGCATCAGCCCGGGAAAGTGACTTGTCAAATCTTTGATGAAAAGGTGGCCTTGGTTATTGAAGACTCGATTACTCCACCTGAACAACTCCTAGCGGATAGGGGTCAATCTGACTTAGCTCAAAAAGTTCGTTCAGAATTGGATGAGGCCATCAAACCCGGACTAAAAGCCTTGATTGAGGAAGTACTCAGTGTCTGTGTCCTTGACCTTCTCAGCGATGCTACCTTAGAAACTGGTCGCACTGGCATCATTGCTGTTTTAGAGGTTACACCCGAAGTTCGCAATCCGGAAGCTGTCCCCAAGATCAAGAAATAG
- a CDS encoding MlaE family lipid ABC transporter permease subunit — MPKHLSEDHIEYPWIYRYIAAIFLSGQVVLRLLQGKFSSRNLLEQMATVGVGSLNPVILVAVFAGMIFTIQTARELSRFGAVNFVGGAFSLAFCRELAPILTASIVAGQVGSAYAAEIGAMQISEQIDALYMLKTDPINYLVIPRVVACFLMLPILTILALIMGIAGGVFVGMNFYNVPPDVFLNSVHELLEVRDLLNVVLKSLIFGVLIAIIGCSWGLTTKGGAKGVGQAATSAVVTSWISIFMFDFLISLAIFNGNGINFTIP, encoded by the coding sequence ATGCCCAAACATCTATCTGAAGACCACATCGAATACCCCTGGATTTATCGATATATAGCCGCCATTTTCTTAAGTGGTCAAGTTGTATTGCGTTTGCTTCAAGGAAAATTTTCCTCTCGAAACTTGCTAGAACAGATGGCAACGGTTGGTGTCGGTTCCCTGAATCCGGTTATACTAGTCGCCGTTTTTGCTGGAATGATTTTTACTATTCAAACCGCAAGAGAATTAAGTCGATTTGGAGCCGTCAATTTTGTGGGTGGAGCTTTTTCATTAGCCTTCTGCCGTGAGTTAGCTCCTATTTTAACGGCGAGTATTGTGGCGGGACAGGTGGGTTCGGCTTATGCGGCAGAGATTGGTGCGATGCAAATATCAGAACAAATTGATGCTCTATATATGTTGAAAACTGACCCGATTAATTATTTAGTAATTCCTCGTGTGGTTGCCTGCTTTTTAATGTTACCTATCTTAACCATTCTGGCACTGATCATGGGAATTGCTGGGGGGGTATTTGTGGGAATGAATTTTTATAATGTGCCGCCTGATGTATTTTTAAATTCAGTTCATGAGCTTCTAGAAGTGCGAGATTTACTGAATGTAGTGTTGAAATCTTTGATTTTTGGAGTACTCATTGCCATTATTGGCTGTAGTTGGGGATTAACGACGAAGGGAGGCGCTAAAGGTGTGGGACAAGCTGCAACATCTGCTGTGGTTACATCGTGGATTTCGATTTTTATGTTTGATTTTTTGATTTCTCTCGCTATATTTAATGGTAATGGAATTAACTTTACAATTCCTTAA
- a CDS encoding NAD-dependent succinate-semialdehyde dehydrogenase produces MGIATINPATGETIKTFEAESSGSIAQKLALAQQTFEQYRQTPMQQRAEWLNQAAEILERDKVSFGKIMTTEMGKTLKSAIAETEKCALVCRYYAEHAADFLADVAVSTDASKSFVRYQPLGLILAVMPWNFPFWQVFRFAAPALMAGNVGLLKHASNVPQCALAIAQIFREAGFPEGAFQTLLIGADQVASIINDARVKAATLTGSEAAGASLAATAGKQIKKTVLELGGSDPFIVLESADLEAAVTTAVTARMLNTGQSCIAAKRFIVVDAVADEFERRLVEKFQALKIGDPMDENTDVGPLATPGILKDLDELVQVCIKKGSKVLTGGQPLSDRPGNFYPPTILSDFPPGTPADEEEFFGPVALLFRVPDIDTAIARANASPFGLGASAWTTDEQEAQRLIDEVEAGAVFINGLVKSDPRLPFGGIKRSGYGRELGIQGIHEFVNIKTVWIK; encoded by the coding sequence ATGGGTATCGCTACGATTAACCCAGCAACCGGGGAAACCATCAAAACATTTGAGGCCGAGAGTTCTGGGTCAATAGCACAAAAGCTAGCACTGGCGCAACAGACATTTGAGCAATATCGCCAAACGCCAATGCAACAACGAGCCGAATGGCTGAATCAAGCCGCCGAAATTCTGGAGCGTGACAAGGTCAGCTTCGGTAAGATCATGACCACGGAAATGGGGAAAACCCTGAAAAGTGCGATCGCAGAAACCGAAAAATGCGCCTTAGTTTGCCGCTACTACGCCGAACACGCCGCTGACTTCCTCGCTGACGTTGCCGTATCAACGGATGCCAGCAAGAGCTTTGTGCGTTATCAACCCTTGGGGCTGATTCTAGCCGTTATGCCTTGGAATTTCCCGTTTTGGCAAGTCTTTCGATTTGCAGCACCCGCCCTGATGGCAGGCAACGTCGGGTTACTCAAACACGCTTCTAATGTACCGCAATGTGCTTTAGCGATCGCACAAATCTTCCGAGAAGCCGGATTTCCCGAAGGCGCATTTCAAACCTTATTAATTGGTGCAGACCAAGTAGCATCAATTATTAATGATGCGCGAGTCAAAGCCGCAACCTTAACCGGCAGTGAGGCGGCAGGAGCGAGTCTAGCCGCAACAGCAGGTAAGCAAATTAAGAAAACAGTATTGGAACTCGGTGGAAGTGACCCCTTTATCGTCCTGGAAAGTGCCGATCTAGAAGCAGCAGTGACAACCGCTGTCACGGCGCGGATGCTCAATACCGGTCAATCTTGCATTGCGGCGAAACGGTTTATTGTCGTGGATGCCGTTGCCGATGAATTTGAGCGACGCTTGGTGGAGAAATTTCAGGCGTTAAAAATCGGTGACCCCATGGATGAGAATACAGATGTTGGCCCCTTAGCGACGCCTGGGATTCTCAAAGATTTAGACGAGCTCGTGCAAGTTTGCATTAAAAAAGGATCAAAAGTTCTAACCGGCGGACAGCCCCTATCTGATCGCCCCGGCAACTTTTATCCACCCACGATTTTGAGTGACTTCCCGCCGGGCACGCCAGCAGACGAAGAGGAATTTTTTGGTCCCGTGGCGTTACTCTTCCGAGTGCCGGATATTGATACAGCGATCGCCAGAGCCAATGCATCCCCCTTTGGACTGGGAGCCAGTGCCTGGACAACCGATGAACAAGAAGCCCAACGCCTGATTGACGAAGTTGAAGCGGGTGCGGTGTTTATCAATGGCTTAGTCAAATCCGATCCCCGTTTACCGTTTGGTGGCATCAAACGTTCCGGTTATGGACGGGAACTGGGAATTCAAGGTATCCATGAATTTGTCAACATTAAAACAGTTTGGATTAAGTAA
- a CDS encoding acetolactate synthase large subunit has product MGEINTAELLVRCLENEGVEYVFGLPGEENLHVLEALRHSSIKFITTRHEQGAAFMADLYGRLTGKAGVCLSTLGPGATNLMTGVADANLDGAPLVAITGQVGTDRMHIESHQYLDLVAMFAPVTKWNAQIVRPSNTAEIVRKAFKIAQSEKPGAVHIDLPENIAAMPVLGQPLAKDEREKTYASFRSIGKAAVAISKAKNPLILVGNGAIRAGASEALTEFATRMNIPVVNSFMGKGVIPYTHPLALWTVGLQQRDHVSCAFDQADLIIAVGYDLVEYSPKKWNPEGKIPIIHIGMSPAEIDSSYIPLVEVVGDISDSLAEIMKQADREGKTIPYAVELRADIRADYELYANDEGFPIKPQKLIYDLRQVMGPDDIVISDVGAHKMWMARQYHCDRPNTCIISNGFAAMGIALPGAIGAKLVYPERNVVAVTGDGGFMMNCQELETALRVGTPFVTLIFNDGGYGLIEWKQQNHFGDSAFIRFGNPDFVKFAESMGLKGYRVNSAAELIPTLKEALAQDVPTVIDCPVDYGENLRFTQKAGDLSCKI; this is encoded by the coding sequence ATGGGCGAAATAAACACCGCTGAACTGTTGGTACGTTGCCTGGAAAATGAAGGAGTCGAGTATGTTTTTGGACTTCCGGGCGAAGAGAATCTCCACGTTCTAGAGGCGCTCAGACATTCTTCAATTAAGTTCATTACAACCCGTCATGAACAGGGTGCCGCTTTTATGGCAGACCTTTATGGACGCTTGACCGGAAAGGCTGGCGTTTGCCTGTCTACCCTCGGTCCAGGCGCAACTAATTTAATGACCGGTGTTGCAGATGCCAACTTAGATGGAGCACCGTTGGTCGCTATCACCGGTCAGGTGGGAACCGATCGGATGCACATTGAATCTCACCAATATTTAGATTTGGTGGCGATGTTCGCGCCTGTAACCAAATGGAATGCCCAGATTGTTCGCCCTAGTAATACAGCCGAAATTGTCCGCAAGGCGTTTAAAATTGCTCAGAGCGAAAAACCGGGAGCGGTTCACATTGACTTGCCGGAAAATATTGCTGCTATGCCAGTACTAGGTCAACCCCTGGCTAAAGATGAGCGAGAAAAAACCTATGCCTCTTTTCGCAGTATCGGTAAAGCGGCTGTCGCTATTTCTAAGGCTAAAAATCCTCTAATTCTCGTGGGGAATGGAGCCATTCGTGCGGGTGCGAGTGAAGCGCTAACGGAATTTGCAACTCGGATGAATATTCCCGTTGTGAACAGTTTTATGGGCAAAGGTGTGATTCCTTACACTCATCCCTTAGCGTTATGGACGGTTGGATTACAACAACGCGACCATGTAAGTTGTGCTTTTGATCAAGCCGATTTAATCATTGCTGTGGGTTACGATTTGGTGGAATATTCACCGAAAAAGTGGAATCCAGAAGGCAAGATTCCGATTATTCATATTGGCATGTCTCCCGCAGAAATTGATAGCAGCTATATTCCCTTAGTGGAAGTGGTAGGAGATATTTCTGATTCGCTCGCTGAAATTATGAAACAGGCGGATCGGGAGGGCAAAACCATACCCTATGCCGTAGAATTACGGGCGGATATTCGAGCCGACTATGAGCTGTATGCGAACGATGAAGGTTTCCCCATCAAGCCGCAAAAGCTAATTTATGACCTGCGGCAGGTGATGGGGCCGGATGATATCGTCATTTCTGATGTCGGTGCTCATAAGATGTGGATGGCGCGTCAGTATCATTGCGATCGCCCCAACACTTGTATCATCTCTAATGGCTTTGCCGCCATGGGAATTGCCCTGCCAGGAGCTATCGGCGCAAAACTGGTATATCCAGAACGGAACGTCGTTGCGGTTACGGGTGATGGCGGATTTATGATGAACTGTCAGGAATTAGAGACGGCACTCCGAGTCGGTACTCCCTTCGTTACTTTGATTTTCAATGATGGTGGTTATGGCTTGATTGAGTGGAAGCAACAAAATCACTTTGGTGACTCCGCGTTCATCCGCTTTGGCAATCCGGATTTTGTTAAATTTGCGGAAAGTATGGGGTTAAAAGGATATCGGGTGAATTCGGCAGCAGAGTTGATTCCTACACTCAAAGAAGCGCTGGCTCAAGATGTCCCAACGGTGATTGATTGCCCTGTTGACTACGGCGAAAATCTCCGCTTTACCCAAAAAGCTGGGGATTTAAGCTGCAAGATTTAG
- a CDS encoding zinc-dependent dehydrogenase, translating to MKAQVFRGVNQLSYEEVPVPELHADEVLVQVRVVGLCQSDIKKIRYPLYDPPRIYGHETAGVIAAVGKEVTGWQVGQRVVVMHHIPCMRCGYCLNDNFSMCDVYKNISTTAGFVPSGGGFADYVKVPGHIVRNGGLIPIPEGVSFEQASFVEPTNCCLKAVKKAQVTPGQTILVTGAGPIGLMFIMLVKYFGAKAIATDLIPARIEKAKQVGAEAAFDARDPDLQAKIFALTEGMGVDTTLLAVPSEKAFFQALDCTRKGGKIVFFAEFPDEVEIPINPNILYRREIDLMGSYSSSYRIQSLATDIVFNRRIDVDALISDRYPLQHLADAVERAIAPTPDTYKILIYPQFK from the coding sequence ATGAAGGCGCAAGTATTCCGAGGCGTTAATCAACTAAGTTACGAAGAGGTGCCCGTTCCCGAACTTCACGCCGATGAGGTGTTGGTGCAGGTGCGAGTGGTGGGGCTTTGCCAGTCAGATATCAAAAAAATTCGTTATCCCTTGTATGATCCTCCGCGCATCTACGGACATGAAACAGCGGGTGTGATTGCTGCCGTTGGAAAAGAGGTGACAGGTTGGCAGGTGGGGCAACGGGTTGTGGTTATGCACCATATCCCTTGTATGCGCTGCGGCTACTGCCTCAATGACAATTTCTCGATGTGCGACGTTTATAAAAATATCTCCACAACAGCAGGCTTTGTGCCTAGCGGGGGTGGCTTTGCTGACTATGTCAAAGTTCCGGGGCATATTGTCCGCAATGGGGGGTTAATTCCAATCCCAGAGGGGGTTAGTTTTGAACAAGCGAGTTTTGTCGAACCTACGAATTGCTGCCTCAAGGCGGTGAAAAAAGCCCAAGTAACTCCCGGTCAAACCATTTTGGTCACCGGGGCGGGTCCAATTGGGCTAATGTTTATTATGCTGGTGAAGTACTTTGGGGCAAAAGCGATCGCCACTGATTTGATCCCTGCCCGAATTGAGAAAGCTAAGCAGGTGGGGGCTGAGGCGGCTTTTGATGCCCGTGATCCCGACTTACAAGCTAAAATTTTTGCTCTCACCGAGGGGATGGGTGTGGATACAACCCTACTTGCCGTTCCCAGTGAGAAAGCCTTTTTCCAAGCCTTAGACTGTACTCGCAAAGGCGGCAAAATTGTATTTTTTGCTGAATTTCCCGACGAGGTGGAAATTCCGATTAATCCTAATATCCTCTACCGTCGGGAAATCGATCTGATGGGGAGTTATAGTTCTTCTTATCGCATTCAGTCTTTAGCAACAGATATTGTCTTCAATCGACGCATTGATGTGGATGCCCTGATTAGCGATCGCTACCCCCTGCAACATTTAGCCGATGCGGTAGAACGTGCGATCGCCCCAACACCGGATACTTACAAAATCCTGATTTATCCCCAGTTCAAGTAG
- the xth gene encoding exodeoxyribonuclease III — translation MKIATWNVNSIRTRLMQVVDWLQANPVDVLCLQETKVVDADFPRSPLENLGYHLYVSGQKSYNGVAILSRTPVEDISIGFAPVLGADVVGDLDEQKRVITGIVGNVRIVNLYVPNGSAVGSDKYHYKLRWLKVLREYLKTLLEKQPHELCVCGDFNIAPDHRDIHDPKGRDEHIMASPAERQALQDVLTVGLADAFRKFTAEAGHFTWWDYRTRAFSRDRGWRIDHHYLTPNLYNQAISCTIDKAPRQLEQPSDHTPVIVEF, via the coding sequence ATGAAAATTGCTACTTGGAACGTCAACTCAATCCGCACTCGCCTCATGCAGGTGGTGGATTGGTTACAAGCTAACCCTGTCGATGTGCTTTGCCTGCAAGAAACCAAGGTTGTGGATGCTGATTTTCCGCGATCGCCCTTGGAAAACCTCGGCTACCACCTCTACGTTTCTGGGCAAAAATCCTACAATGGCGTTGCCATCCTCAGTCGGACACCTGTAGAAGACATTAGTATCGGGTTTGCCCCCGTGTTGGGTGCCGATGTCGTCGGAGATTTAGACGAACAAAAACGAGTGATTACCGGTATCGTCGGAAATGTGCGGATTGTGAATCTCTATGTGCCAAATGGTTCGGCGGTGGGAAGCGATAAATACCACTACAAACTTCGTTGGCTCAAGGTATTGCGGGAATACCTGAAAACTTTGTTAGAAAAACAGCCTCATGAACTCTGTGTCTGTGGCGATTTTAACATTGCCCCAGATCATCGGGATATCCACGACCCCAAAGGCAGAGACGAGCATATTATGGCTTCCCCGGCAGAACGCCAAGCTTTACAGGATGTTTTAACAGTGGGGTTAGCCGATGCCTTTCGCAAATTTACCGCAGAGGCAGGTCATTTTACTTGGTGGGACTATCGGACTCGTGCCTTCAGTCGCGATCGCGGTTGGCGGATTGACCATCATTACCTTACCCCCAACCTCTATAATCAGGCTATCAGTTGCACCATTGATAAAGCGCCCAGGCAACTTGAACAACCCAGTGACCATACTCCAGTCATTGTTGAATTTTAA